One window of the Benincasa hispida cultivar B227 chromosome 3, ASM972705v1, whole genome shotgun sequence genome contains the following:
- the LOC120072501 gene encoding cell cycle checkpoint protein RAD17 isoform X1, with amino-acid sequence MTKKENNLVLLSSDEEYCGGRSSSSRRRYRKTKSQSPFPRKSTRQAKKARLLGSRSCLHKDSRNVDEFNLFCEDFDQVFSTFKVSAGSGNICRNELWIDKYRPHSLEELAVHKKKVEEVKVWFEERLRTPKDANGNNVLVITGPAGVGKSATVHVIASHLGARLCEWDTPTPVIWQEHLHNSSAGIQYTSKLDEFENFIGRMRKYGVIPSCFPIDSKQPVILLIDDLPLTNGKAALRRLQNCLHLYVQSTQVPTAIVITTDCAKAETTDLTARYLEEIELCLENAGACKVAFNPITNNSIKKIISRICSQEQYNLAVEQIDAIAKSSGGDVRQAVMSLQLFCLKPSQICSSSFSAPESSKDEELPPTVVDDQFSFQFGRDETLSLFHALGKFLHNKRQSINELVLDSEFSVQESLLRRPLNMDPPEKVLCQTHGQARPIADFLHENVLDFMNEEAVDDAWVVASYLGDADMLLSSYEGMLARHNDAENILHLAAASVAVRGVLFGNSHPLSSRWHTIRRPKLWQIEGSSLFNKKEMVKQRFIAYGGISLANFSVVATEYVSALKWLGSSASGDHENLQVLTEENTSFDLVNSGDRESHTSDEEIEDW; translated from the exons ATGACGAAGAAGGAGAACAATTTGGTTTTACTATCGTCGGATGAAGAATACTGTGGTGGTCGATCATCTAGTTCCAGACGCAGATATCGAAAGACGAAGTCGCAATCACCATTTCCTCGGAAGAGCACTCGTCAAGCGAAGAAGGCTCGACTCTTAGGTTCTCGGTCTTGCTTGCATAAGGATTCCCGCAATGTTGACGAG TTCAACTTATTTTGTGAAGATTTTGATCAAGTATTTTCTACCTTCAAGGTATCTGCTG GTTCTGGAAACATTTGCAGAAATGAATTATGGATTGATAAATACAGGCCACATTCATTGGAAGAGCTTGCTGTACACAAAAAGAAG GTAGAAGAAGTTAAGGtatggtttgaagaaaggttgaGGACGCCTAAG GATGCTAATGGAAACAATGTTCTTGTCATCACTGGTCCTGCTGGAGTTGGGAAATCT GCAACTGTTCATGTAATAGCATCTCATCTTGGAGCCAGATTATGTGAATGGGACACACCTACTCCTGTGATTTGGCAAGAACATCTGCATAACTCGAGTGCAG GGATACAATACACATCTAAACTGGATGAGTTTGAAAACTTTATTGGGAGAATGAGGAAGTATGGAGTAATACCTTCATGCTTTCCCATAGACTCAAAACAACCGGTCATACTCTTAATAGATGACCTTCCTTTGACCAATGGGAAGGCTGCTCTTAGAAGACTTCAGAACTGTTTGCATCTTTATGTGCAATCAACTCAAGTTCCGACAGCCATCGTGATTACAACAGATTGTGCCAAAGCTGAAACAACAGACCTCACTGCACGGTACTTGGAAGAGATTGAGCTCTGTCTTGAGAATGCTGGGGCTTGTAAG GTTGCATTCAATCCTATAACAAATAACTCCATTAAAAAGATAATTTCTAGAATATGCTCTCAAGAACAGTACAATTTGGCAGTTGAACAAATTGATGCAATAGCCAAATCAAGTGGTGGTGATGTGAGACAAGCAGTCATGTCTTTACAATTATTCTGCCTGAAACCTAGTCAGATATGTTCATCATCATTCAGCGCTCCAGAatcttcaaaagatgaagagCTGCCTCCTACTGTGGTGGATGATCAATTCTCTTTCCAATTTGGCCGTGATGAGACTCTCTCTCTATTTCATGCCCTGGGAAAATTTTTGCACAACAAACGACAGAGTATAAACGAATTGGTATTAG ACAGTGAGTTTTCCGTTCAAGAAAGTTTATTAAGACGGCCACTTAATATGGATCCTCCAGAAAAGGTTCTATGTCAAACACATGGGCAAGCCAGGCCTATTGCTGATTTTCTGCATGAAAATG TTCTCGACTTCATGAATGAGGAAGCTGTAGATGATGCATGGGTTGTGGCTTCGTATTTAGGTGATGCTGACATGCTCCTTTCTTCTTACGAGGGGATGCTAGCCAGACATAATGATGCAGAAAATATTCTACACCTGGCTGCTGCTTCAGTTGCAGTCCGTGGGGTATTATTTGGCAATTCTCATCCGTTGTCTTCCAG GTGGCATACTATTCGTAGACCAAAGCTTTGGCAAATCGAGGGATCCTCATTGTTCAATAAG AAGGAGATGGTAAAACAAAGATTTATCGCTTATGGTGGGATCAGTTTAGCTAATTTTTCAGTAGTCGCCACCGAGTACGTATCTGCATTGAAGTGGCTTGGTAGTAGTGCATCCGGAGATCATGAAAATTTACAGGTATTGACAGAAGAAAATACAAGTTTTGATTTGGTGAATTCAGGAGATCGAGAAAGTCATACTTCTGACGAGGAAATTGAAGATTGGTAA
- the LOC120072501 gene encoding cell cycle checkpoint protein RAD17 isoform X2: MTKKENNLVLLSSDEEYCGGRSSSSRRRYRKTKSQSPFPRKSTRQAKKARLLGSRSCLHKDSRNVDEFNLFCEDFDQVFSTFKVEEVKVWFEERLRTPKDANGNNVLVITGPAGVGKSATVHVIASHLGARLCEWDTPTPVIWQEHLHNSSAGIQYTSKLDEFENFIGRMRKYGVIPSCFPIDSKQPVILLIDDLPLTNGKAALRRLQNCLHLYVQSTQVPTAIVITTDCAKAETTDLTARYLEEIELCLENAGACKVAFNPITNNSIKKIISRICSQEQYNLAVEQIDAIAKSSGGDVRQAVMSLQLFCLKPSQICSSSFSAPESSKDEELPPTVVDDQFSFQFGRDETLSLFHALGKFLHNKRQSINELVLDSEFSVQESLLRRPLNMDPPEKVLCQTHGQARPIADFLHENVLDFMNEEAVDDAWVVASYLGDADMLLSSYEGMLARHNDAENILHLAAASVAVRGVLFGNSHPLSSRWHTIRRPKLWQIEGSSLFNKKEMVKQRFIAYGGISLANFSVVATEYVSALKWLGSSASGDHENLQVLTEENTSFDLVNSGDRESHTSDEEIEDW; encoded by the exons ATGACGAAGAAGGAGAACAATTTGGTTTTACTATCGTCGGATGAAGAATACTGTGGTGGTCGATCATCTAGTTCCAGACGCAGATATCGAAAGACGAAGTCGCAATCACCATTTCCTCGGAAGAGCACTCGTCAAGCGAAGAAGGCTCGACTCTTAGGTTCTCGGTCTTGCTTGCATAAGGATTCCCGCAATGTTGACGAG TTCAACTTATTTTGTGAAGATTTTGATCAAGTATTTTCTACCTTCAAG GTAGAAGAAGTTAAGGtatggtttgaagaaaggttgaGGACGCCTAAG GATGCTAATGGAAACAATGTTCTTGTCATCACTGGTCCTGCTGGAGTTGGGAAATCT GCAACTGTTCATGTAATAGCATCTCATCTTGGAGCCAGATTATGTGAATGGGACACACCTACTCCTGTGATTTGGCAAGAACATCTGCATAACTCGAGTGCAG GGATACAATACACATCTAAACTGGATGAGTTTGAAAACTTTATTGGGAGAATGAGGAAGTATGGAGTAATACCTTCATGCTTTCCCATAGACTCAAAACAACCGGTCATACTCTTAATAGATGACCTTCCTTTGACCAATGGGAAGGCTGCTCTTAGAAGACTTCAGAACTGTTTGCATCTTTATGTGCAATCAACTCAAGTTCCGACAGCCATCGTGATTACAACAGATTGTGCCAAAGCTGAAACAACAGACCTCACTGCACGGTACTTGGAAGAGATTGAGCTCTGTCTTGAGAATGCTGGGGCTTGTAAG GTTGCATTCAATCCTATAACAAATAACTCCATTAAAAAGATAATTTCTAGAATATGCTCTCAAGAACAGTACAATTTGGCAGTTGAACAAATTGATGCAATAGCCAAATCAAGTGGTGGTGATGTGAGACAAGCAGTCATGTCTTTACAATTATTCTGCCTGAAACCTAGTCAGATATGTTCATCATCATTCAGCGCTCCAGAatcttcaaaagatgaagagCTGCCTCCTACTGTGGTGGATGATCAATTCTCTTTCCAATTTGGCCGTGATGAGACTCTCTCTCTATTTCATGCCCTGGGAAAATTTTTGCACAACAAACGACAGAGTATAAACGAATTGGTATTAG ACAGTGAGTTTTCCGTTCAAGAAAGTTTATTAAGACGGCCACTTAATATGGATCCTCCAGAAAAGGTTCTATGTCAAACACATGGGCAAGCCAGGCCTATTGCTGATTTTCTGCATGAAAATG TTCTCGACTTCATGAATGAGGAAGCTGTAGATGATGCATGGGTTGTGGCTTCGTATTTAGGTGATGCTGACATGCTCCTTTCTTCTTACGAGGGGATGCTAGCCAGACATAATGATGCAGAAAATATTCTACACCTGGCTGCTGCTTCAGTTGCAGTCCGTGGGGTATTATTTGGCAATTCTCATCCGTTGTCTTCCAG GTGGCATACTATTCGTAGACCAAAGCTTTGGCAAATCGAGGGATCCTCATTGTTCAATAAG AAGGAGATGGTAAAACAAAGATTTATCGCTTATGGTGGGATCAGTTTAGCTAATTTTTCAGTAGTCGCCACCGAGTACGTATCTGCATTGAAGTGGCTTGGTAGTAGTGCATCCGGAGATCATGAAAATTTACAGGTATTGACAGAAGAAAATACAAGTTTTGATTTGGTGAATTCAGGAGATCGAGAAAGTCATACTTCTGACGAGGAAATTGAAGATTGGTAA
- the LOC120074440 gene encoding heavy metal-associated isoprenylated plant protein 27, with protein sequence MGFLDRCADICNFSHGHSHDSKKLKKNQQLQRVEIKVKMDCEGCEKKVKKSVEGMKGVTEVEVDPKRSKLTVVGYVDPNKVLHRVRHRTGKTAELWPYVPYDVVEHPYAPGAYDKKAPPGYVRNVAANPDVAPLARAGSFEVKYTTAFSDENPNACSLM encoded by the exons ATGGGTTTCTTGGATCGTTGCGCCGACATCTGCAACTTCTCTCACGGTCACAGCCATGACAGTAAGAAGCTCAAGAAAAACCAGCAACTTCAG AGGGTGGAGATAAAAGTGAAGATGGACTGCGAGGGGTGCGAGAAGAAGGTGAAGAAATCGGTGGAGGGAATGAAAGGGGTGACGGAGGTGGAGGTGGACCCCAAGCGGAGCAAGCTGACGGTGGTGGGTTACGTTGATCCCAACAAGGTTCTGCACCGTGTCCGCCATCGGACCGGGAAGACGGCGGAGCTCTGGCCCTATGTGCCCTACGACGTCGTTGAACACCCTTACGCGCCTGGAGCCTACGACAAGAAGGCGCCACCTGGGTACGTGCGCAATGTCGCGGCAAACCCGGACGTGGCGCCGCTTGCACGTGCCGGATCCTTCGAGGTTAAATACACCACCGCCTTCAGCGATGAAAATCCCAATGCTTGCTCCCTAATGTAA
- the LOC120072501 gene encoding cell cycle checkpoint protein RAD17 isoform X3 produces MLTSSTYFVKILIKYFLPSRYLLVEEVKVWFEERLRTPKDANGNNVLVITGPAGVGKSATVHVIASHLGARLCEWDTPTPVIWQEHLHNSSAGIQYTSKLDEFENFIGRMRKYGVIPSCFPIDSKQPVILLIDDLPLTNGKAALRRLQNCLHLYVQSTQVPTAIVITTDCAKAETTDLTARYLEEIELCLENAGACKVAFNPITNNSIKKIISRICSQEQYNLAVEQIDAIAKSSGGDVRQAVMSLQLFCLKPSQICSSSFSAPESSKDEELPPTVVDDQFSFQFGRDETLSLFHALGKFLHNKRQSINELVLDSEFSVQESLLRRPLNMDPPEKVLCQTHGQARPIADFLHENVLDFMNEEAVDDAWVVASYLGDADMLLSSYEGMLARHNDAENILHLAAASVAVRGVLFGNSHPLSSRWHTIRRPKLWQIEGSSLFNKKEMVKQRFIAYGGISLANFSVVATEYVSALKWLGSSASGDHENLQVLTEENTSFDLVNSGDRESHTSDEEIEDW; encoded by the exons ATGTTGACGAG TTCAACTTATTTTGTGAAGATTTTGATCAAGTATTTTCTACCTTCAAGGTATCTGCTG GTAGAAGAAGTTAAGGtatggtttgaagaaaggttgaGGACGCCTAAG GATGCTAATGGAAACAATGTTCTTGTCATCACTGGTCCTGCTGGAGTTGGGAAATCT GCAACTGTTCATGTAATAGCATCTCATCTTGGAGCCAGATTATGTGAATGGGACACACCTACTCCTGTGATTTGGCAAGAACATCTGCATAACTCGAGTGCAG GGATACAATACACATCTAAACTGGATGAGTTTGAAAACTTTATTGGGAGAATGAGGAAGTATGGAGTAATACCTTCATGCTTTCCCATAGACTCAAAACAACCGGTCATACTCTTAATAGATGACCTTCCTTTGACCAATGGGAAGGCTGCTCTTAGAAGACTTCAGAACTGTTTGCATCTTTATGTGCAATCAACTCAAGTTCCGACAGCCATCGTGATTACAACAGATTGTGCCAAAGCTGAAACAACAGACCTCACTGCACGGTACTTGGAAGAGATTGAGCTCTGTCTTGAGAATGCTGGGGCTTGTAAG GTTGCATTCAATCCTATAACAAATAACTCCATTAAAAAGATAATTTCTAGAATATGCTCTCAAGAACAGTACAATTTGGCAGTTGAACAAATTGATGCAATAGCCAAATCAAGTGGTGGTGATGTGAGACAAGCAGTCATGTCTTTACAATTATTCTGCCTGAAACCTAGTCAGATATGTTCATCATCATTCAGCGCTCCAGAatcttcaaaagatgaagagCTGCCTCCTACTGTGGTGGATGATCAATTCTCTTTCCAATTTGGCCGTGATGAGACTCTCTCTCTATTTCATGCCCTGGGAAAATTTTTGCACAACAAACGACAGAGTATAAACGAATTGGTATTAG ACAGTGAGTTTTCCGTTCAAGAAAGTTTATTAAGACGGCCACTTAATATGGATCCTCCAGAAAAGGTTCTATGTCAAACACATGGGCAAGCCAGGCCTATTGCTGATTTTCTGCATGAAAATG TTCTCGACTTCATGAATGAGGAAGCTGTAGATGATGCATGGGTTGTGGCTTCGTATTTAGGTGATGCTGACATGCTCCTTTCTTCTTACGAGGGGATGCTAGCCAGACATAATGATGCAGAAAATATTCTACACCTGGCTGCTGCTTCAGTTGCAGTCCGTGGGGTATTATTTGGCAATTCTCATCCGTTGTCTTCCAG GTGGCATACTATTCGTAGACCAAAGCTTTGGCAAATCGAGGGATCCTCATTGTTCAATAAG AAGGAGATGGTAAAACAAAGATTTATCGCTTATGGTGGGATCAGTTTAGCTAATTTTTCAGTAGTCGCCACCGAGTACGTATCTGCATTGAAGTGGCTTGGTAGTAGTGCATCCGGAGATCATGAAAATTTACAGGTATTGACAGAAGAAAATACAAGTTTTGATTTGGTGAATTCAGGAGATCGAGAAAGTCATACTTCTGACGAGGAAATTGAAGATTGGTAA